In Malania oleifera isolate guangnan ecotype guangnan chromosome 8, ASM2987363v1, whole genome shotgun sequence, a single window of DNA contains:
- the LOC131162514 gene encoding pumilio homolog 12-like: MEKRIKKEKLAAQITASWPVSSADGGGRRLPQPGTAVQRPLLFETHSDQTLEASFARLDLSAYPRGPSYTLPSRHGGVNGGESVLETPALGYSIGDRALLPLSLHGKRQTNGELQSSSLRDDGVGTFENTGLPDYGRYPLMVRSDFESWDGYVLGSIPNELLSDPDPIGLFDGLISEERTSNSSSNHHPGRLMAQDLGLDYLLLKDLQGQIVPLAMDQYGCRFLQTKFDDIKDDEIEMIFSEVIDYVSILMVDPFGNYLFQRLVEVCSDEQRTRIVLSLTRNDFQLVAICLNMHGTRAVQKLLDRLTTKPQISLVMSVLSRSALSLSKDNNGHHVIKHCLERFNYEDNKHLLNEVADNSFAIATDKSGCCVLQSCIEHSQGECREHLVAEITVNALPLAEDRYGNYVVQYLLEMKIARVITNLLRQLKGSYASLSCNKYGSNVVEKCLLESRREQSEQIILELLRSPNVSMLLLDPFGNYVIQTALSVSEGFVSNALQNLVRVHYSSMRNNLYGKKVLAWFEKRKQLQYIC, translated from the exons ATGGAGAAAAGAATCAAAAAGGAAAAACTCGCCGCGCAAATCACTGCCTCGTGGCCCGTGTCTTCGGCGGACGGCGGTGGTCGCCGCCTCCCGCAGCCGGGAACTGCGGTGCAAAGGCCCCTGCTTTTCGAAACCCATTCTGACCAAACCCTAGAGGCCTCTTTTGCCCGGCTCGATCTTTCGGCCTATCCTCGCGGGCCTTCGTACACTCTGCCGAGCCGCCACGGCGGCGTTAATGGCGGCGAGTCGGTGCTCGAAACCCCTGCCTTGGGTTACTCAATCGGCGATCGAGCTCTCTTGCCTCTTTCCTTACATGGAAAGAGACAAACGAATGGTGAGCTGCAGAGCTCGAGCTTGCGCGACGACGGCGTCGGTACTTTTGAGAACACGGGGTTGCCGGATTATGGGCGGTACCCATTAATGGTGAGGTCTGATTTTGAGAGCTGGGATGGTTATGTGTTGGGTTCGATCCCCAATGAGTTACTGAGTGACCCAGACCCAATTGGGCTTTTTGATGGTTTGATCTCGGAAGAAAGAACTAGTAACAGCTCCTCTAATCACCATCCTGGTCGTCTAATGGCACAGGATTTGGGATTAGATTACTTGCTATTGAAGGATTTGCAGGGACAAATAGTTCCGTTAGCCATGGATCAATACGGATGCCGATTTCTGCAGACGAAATTCGATGATATAAAGGATGACGAAATTGAGATGATTTTCTCGGAGGTTATTGATTATGTGAGCATCTTGATGGTGGACCCATTTGGGAATTATCTTTTCCAGAGGCTGGTGGAGGTGTGCAGTGATGAACAGAGGACTCGGATTGTTCTCTCGCTGACGAGGAACGATTTTCAACTTGTCGCTATTTGTCTAAACATGCATGG GACTCGTGCCGTGCAAAAACTATTGGATCGTCTCACCACAAAGCCACAAATCTCCTTAGTTATGTCTGTTCTAAGCCGCAGTGCTCTCTCTTTGTCCAAGGATAATAATGGCCATCATGTGATCAAGCATTGCTTGGAGCGCTTCAACTATGAAGACAATAAG CATCTTCTAAATGAGGTAGCAGATAATTCTTTTGCAATTGCAACAGATAAAAGTGGGTGTTGTGTGCTGCAGTCATGCATTGAGCACTCACAGGGGGAATGCAGAGAGCATCTAGTGGCTGAGATAACAGTAAATGCACTACCACTGGCAGAAGATCGTTATGG gAACTATGTTGTGCAATATCTACTTgaaatgaagatagcaagagtaATTACGAATCTTCTGAGACAGCTTAAAGGGAGTTATGCGTCTCTCTCCTGCAATAAATATGGTAGTAATGTTGTGGAGAAGTGTCTGCTAGAATCAAGAAGAGAGCAATCTGAACAGATTATTCTTGAGTTGCTCAGAAGTCCAAATGTCTCGATGTTGCTGCTTGATCCTTTTGGAAACTATGTTATTCAGACTGCATTATCCGTGTCAGAG GGATTCGTTTCAAATGCTCTACAGAATCTTGTTCGAGTGCATTACTCATCTATGCGCAACAATCTATATGGGAAAAAGGTCCTAGCTTGGTTCGAGAAGCGGAAGCAGCTGCAATACATATGCTGA